The following coding sequences are from one Gossypium hirsutum isolate 1008001.06 chromosome A12, Gossypium_hirsutum_v2.1, whole genome shotgun sequence window:
- the LOC107927496 gene encoding uncharacterized protein, with amino-acid sequence MAVSATVIGALLGLGTQMYSNALRKLPYMRHPWEHLLGMGLGAVFVNQLVNWDAQLQRDLDSMLEKAKAANERRYFDGDDD; translated from the exons ATGGCAGTGAGCGCAACGGTGATCGGAGCACTTCTGGGACTGGGCACCCAAATGTACTCCAACGCTCTCCGCAAGCTCCCTTATATGCGAC ATCCGTGGGAGCACCTGTTGGGGATGGGTCTGGGAGCCGTGTTCGTTAACCAGCTTGTGAATTGGGACGCTCAGCTCCAACGGGACCTTGACAGTATGCTCGAAAAGGCCAAGGCTGCCAACGAGCGCCGCTACTTTG ATGGAGATGATGATTAA